A single Saccharolobus shibatae B12 DNA region contains:
- a CDS encoding NAD-dependent epimerase/dehydratase family protein, producing MLFCKNVNMKILTFGGTGFVGTNFVRYALSKGHEVLVYARSMNEYAKTLQNVGANIIFSYDDHLKDVDCLVYFIGAMWTKDPKEFEYLQVKFPTEIGSKFFQVNSGKFVYISSIGVSENIESKERPILEESPHGEGLKPNTLHGITKLEGEKSISKFPNYVILRFPIIYGPYSRILMWRIFMWLTSHGIGIKNDSIFSVVSTRNTSKAIELACKYKKNDYFYITDKEPANLTSLFSDAAKAINGEIKSWFPFSVKLIEPFKSSHEMLKMAYDVLSRELVYSYKKAERELDYIPEDVRVETFKEMARYYKII from the coding sequence ATGCTTTTTTGCAAAAATGTTAATATGAAAATTTTAACATTTGGCGGTACTGGATTCGTAGGTACCAATTTCGTAAGATACGCATTGAGTAAGGGACACGAGGTTCTAGTTTACGCAAGGAGTATGAACGAGTACGCAAAAACCTTACAAAACGTTGGTGCAAATATAATTTTCTCTTATGACGATCATTTGAAAGACGTTGATTGTTTAGTCTATTTTATAGGCGCGATGTGGACTAAAGATCCTAAAGAATTTGAATACTTACAAGTAAAATTCCCTACTGAAATAGGAAGCAAGTTCTTTCAAGTTAACTCAGGTAAGTTCGTATATATAAGCAGTATAGGAGTGTCTGAAAATATCGAAAGTAAAGAAAGACCTATCCTTGAGGAAAGTCCACATGGAGAAGGCTTAAAGCCAAATACACTTCACGGAATTACAAAACTTGAAGGGGAAAAGAGTATATCGAAATTCCCCAATTACGTAATACTTCGGTTTCCAATAATTTACGGCCCCTATAGCAGAATCCTCATGTGGAGGATTTTCATGTGGTTAACTTCTCATGGTATTGGTATAAAAAACGATAGTATATTTAGCGTAGTTTCAACTAGAAATACGTCTAAGGCAATAGAATTAGCTTGTAAATATAAGAAGAACGATTATTTTTACATAACTGATAAGGAACCAGCTAACTTAACAAGTCTTTTCTCTGATGCAGCAAAGGCCATAAATGGAGAAATAAAGTCTTGGTTCCCATTTAGCGTAAAACTCATAGAGCCTTTCAAGTCTTCACATGAGATGTTGAAAATGGCCTATGATGTTCTTTCTAGGGAGTTAGTGTATTCCTATAAGAAGGCCGAAAGGGAATTGGATTACATCCCAGAGGACGTAAGGGTTGAGACGTTTAAGGAAATGGCAAGATACTATAAGATTATATGA
- a CDS encoding stage II sporulation protein M, with protein MRVLTKIILIVFVFEVVLFLIASGIPQNNPSLVSAFNSTENQVLNQSYFGKVLMIFGNNVRVAFLDFIPAVGMVILAVSIYSTGAVLSAFSSSLNVPGILSALGLMTLPHSWLELPSYAVAASSGLYIVIRPREWVRGLLTLIIVPIELFLAALVESGEFYVSNPYILWLYSIPAFVFLYFLYEFLQKRADRYIKVKTPVTQQQNVIQIQQPTYADYITRYNQSWNTASYYETQGNLAEAMRYYWEAIFYLITAVGNKLGMPTLTKEDQDNVIKSVAYKVGNPQLYDIYNEAFKIRIENRLNDFQIFKEYLSQLTRYLNSI; from the coding sequence ATGAGAGTTTTAACAAAGATTATCTTGATAGTTTTCGTATTTGAGGTAGTGTTATTCTTAATAGCCTCAGGCATACCTCAGAATAACCCCTCATTAGTATCAGCGTTTAACAGTACGGAAAATCAAGTATTAAACCAATCTTATTTCGGTAAGGTATTAATGATCTTTGGTAACAACGTGAGGGTCGCGTTCTTGGATTTCATACCTGCTGTTGGAATGGTCATATTGGCCGTAAGTATATACTCAACTGGGGCAGTTTTAAGTGCGTTTTCATCTAGTCTCAATGTCCCTGGAATTTTATCTGCCTTAGGCTTAATGACATTACCACACTCATGGCTTGAACTGCCCTCTTATGCCGTAGCTGCATCCAGTGGGTTATACATTGTAATTAGACCAAGGGAGTGGGTGAGAGGACTACTAACCCTTATAATTGTCCCAATAGAGTTATTCTTAGCTGCGTTGGTTGAATCAGGTGAGTTTTACGTAAGCAATCCGTATATATTATGGCTTTACTCAATACCAGCCTTTGTATTCTTGTACTTCCTTTATGAATTCTTACAAAAAAGAGCTGATAGATACATTAAAGTGAAGACACCAGTAACTCAACAACAGAATGTAATTCAAATTCAGCAACCAACATACGCCGATTATATAACTAGATACAACCAGAGTTGGAACACTGCAAGCTATTACGAAACTCAAGGTAACTTAGCTGAGGCTATGAGATATTATTGGGAGGCTATTTTCTACTTAATTACTGCAGTTGGGAACAAATTGGGAATGCCTACGTTGACAAAGGAGGATCAAGATAATGTGATAAAATCAGTTGCGTACAAGGTTGGAAATCCTCAACTGTACGATATCTATAACGAAGCATTCAAAATTAGGATTGAAAATAGGCTAAATGATTTCCAAATATTTAAGGAGTATTTATCTCAGTTGACAAGGTATTTGAATTCTATCTAA
- a CDS encoding alpha/beta hydrolase — MNLTIIEFESNVLRDNPLKDPNKRRVGLIYPEEYEGRPILIYLSGYLSSSLTQINYNPLGEDMKSKVERLSNEGKMKGSVIVLPDMFTKVGGNQYINSSAVGMYEDFLIKELIPFLKDKFKSDKIGIFGHSSGGYGALVLGMKYSNVIKAIADHAGDAYFEYVYLPTFPKAIEQLRRFKTPEEWLENYWKKENKQHKEDLNTLNVIGMAAFYSPKDEKIELPFDLETGEILEEVWRKWLEKDPVRMVDKYADSLKMLKFIFIDVGKKDEFNIQYGSRTLHKKLQKYGINHYYEEFNDGHLHTTYRYDISLSLLEKALMSE, encoded by the coding sequence GTGAACTTAACTATTATTGAATTTGAAAGTAATGTCTTGAGAGATAATCCCTTGAAAGACCCAAATAAGAGAAGAGTGGGATTAATTTACCCTGAAGAATATGAGGGAAGACCAATATTGATCTACCTTAGTGGCTACCTCTCTTCTTCTCTAACCCAAATCAATTACAATCCATTGGGAGAGGATATGAAGAGCAAGGTTGAGAGATTGAGTAATGAGGGGAAAATGAAAGGTTCAGTAATAGTCCTTCCAGATATGTTCACTAAGGTTGGTGGAAATCAGTATATAAATTCTTCAGCGGTGGGAATGTATGAGGACTTTCTCATAAAGGAATTAATACCTTTCTTAAAGGACAAGTTCAAGAGCGATAAGATAGGAATATTTGGACACTCGTCTGGAGGATATGGTGCACTTGTATTGGGAATGAAATATTCTAATGTTATCAAAGCCATAGCTGACCACGCTGGCGATGCCTATTTCGAATACGTCTACTTACCTACATTTCCTAAAGCAATTGAGCAGTTAAGGAGATTTAAGACTCCCGAGGAATGGTTAGAAAACTATTGGAAGAAGGAGAATAAACAACATAAGGAAGATTTGAATACGTTAAACGTAATTGGTATGGCAGCATTTTATTCTCCTAAGGATGAAAAAATAGAGTTACCATTCGATTTGGAGACTGGTGAAATACTGGAGGAGGTTTGGAGAAAATGGCTAGAGAAAGACCCGGTCAGGATGGTTGATAAATATGCTGATAGTTTGAAAATGCTTAAGTTCATATTTATAGATGTGGGTAAAAAGGACGAGTTCAACATACAGTATGGAAGTAGGACTTTACATAAGAAGTTGCAAAAATATGGGATAAATCACTATTACGAGGAGTTTAATGATGGCCATCTTCACACAACTTATAGATATGATATATCACTAAGCCTTCTTGAAAAGGCACTAATGTCCGAATAA
- a CDS encoding NifB/NifX family molybdenum-iron cluster-binding protein — protein MQVIKILMIICTVVDDSNRLDLFSRGKFVVLFDNKNREILFKEENPALNSSTKRPLVAKECVRLRAEMVIAAHGSLCYPSYSILNKANIKMLVGNIGDSMYTENLRAVSKWEVTYSSFLAIKERLFGH, from the coding sequence ATGCAAGTTATTAAAATTCTTATGATAATATGCACTGTTGTAGATGATTCAAATAGATTGGACTTATTCTCCAGAGGGAAATTCGTAGTATTATTTGACAATAAAAATAGGGAGATTCTATTTAAAGAGGAGAATCCAGCCCTAAACTCCTCAACGAAAAGGCCATTAGTTGCTAAGGAGTGTGTAAGGTTAAGGGCAGAAATGGTAATTGCTGCGCATGGTTCTCTTTGCTATCCATCCTATTCAATTTTAAATAAAGCTAATATCAAAATGTTGGTAGGAAATATTGGAGATAGTATGTACACAGAAAACCTTCGCGCAGTAAGTAAGTGGGAAGTTACCTACTCTAGCTTCTTAGCAATTAAGGAAAGATTATTCGGACATTAG
- a CDS encoding S-methyl-5-thioribose-1-phosphate isomerase — protein sequence MKLTVKEVKELFKPKLLPIIWKDESNTLTILDQSLLPFQKVYVDLKDVENTALAIKNMQVRGAPAIGITAGYGMVLALINNKNVKTLDDAIRELTRAKTLLESARPTAVNLVWATSRMLTLAKNAVESGNAKAVNELIELMKVEAKKIFDEEYDAEIQMGLYGLEKLNDGDTVLTQCNAGGLATGTGLGTALAPVKLAKALGMNVSVIAPETRPWLQGSRLTVYELMEEGIKVTLITDTAVGLVMYRGMVNNVMVGADRILRDGHVFNKIGTFKEAVIAHELGIPFYALAPTSSFDLKSNVNDIKIEERDPNEVRTIRGIPIAPENVNVYNPVFDVTPPKYITGIITEKGIIYPPFHENIRKIVER from the coding sequence ATGAAGCTTACAGTAAAGGAAGTTAAGGAGCTTTTTAAACCAAAATTATTACCAATAATTTGGAAAGATGAAAGTAATACCTTGACAATCCTAGATCAATCCTTATTGCCTTTTCAAAAAGTTTACGTGGATTTAAAGGATGTTGAAAACACAGCGTTAGCCATAAAGAATATGCAAGTTAGAGGTGCTCCAGCAATAGGAATCACTGCCGGATACGGAATGGTACTAGCGTTGATCAACAACAAGAATGTAAAGACATTAGATGATGCTATTAGGGAATTAACTAGGGCTAAGACCCTATTAGAGTCAGCTAGACCTACAGCTGTTAATTTAGTTTGGGCGACCTCAAGAATGCTAACTTTAGCTAAAAATGCAGTGGAAAGTGGTAACGCCAAGGCTGTAAATGAACTAATAGAACTAATGAAAGTTGAGGCTAAGAAGATTTTCGATGAGGAGTATGATGCTGAAATACAAATGGGGCTTTACGGTTTAGAGAAATTAAACGATGGTGATACAGTACTAACGCAGTGCAATGCTGGTGGTTTGGCTACTGGTACTGGGTTAGGAACTGCATTGGCTCCAGTGAAATTGGCTAAGGCCTTAGGGATGAACGTTTCAGTAATTGCTCCAGAGACAAGGCCTTGGTTACAAGGAAGTAGGTTAACCGTTTACGAATTAATGGAGGAAGGAATAAAGGTCACGTTAATAACAGATACTGCAGTTGGTTTAGTAATGTATCGAGGCATGGTGAATAACGTAATGGTTGGTGCTGACAGGATATTGAGAGATGGGCACGTCTTCAATAAAATAGGGACATTTAAGGAAGCGGTTATAGCCCATGAATTGGGTATACCATTTTACGCACTAGCGCCAACTTCCAGTTTCGACTTAAAGAGTAACGTTAACGACATTAAGATTGAGGAGAGGGATCCCAATGAAGTAAGGACAATTAGGGGGATACCAATAGCTCCAGAGAACGTAAATGTGTATAATCCAGTATTTGATGTTACTCCGCCTAAATATATTACTGGTATTATAACTGAAAAGGGAATAATATATCCTCCATTCCATGAGAATATTAGAAAAATCGTTGAAAGGTAA